The Polymorphobacter megasporae genome window below encodes:
- the bioB gene encoding biotin synthase BioB, with the protein MTETTRTDWTRAEAAALFDLPFADLMWRAQNVHRANFAANEVQFSTLLSIKTGGCPEDCGYCSQSAKWGTGVKAEKLIDVAAVLDTARAAKEAGAQRFCMGAAWRNPADRHIPALVEMVEGVRAMGLETCMTLGMLSDPQAEALAGAGLDYYNHNLDTSPEHYPEIITTRTYDDRLDTLARVRAAGMNVCCGGIIGMGESRSDRIGLLVALATLPEHPQSVPINALVPIAGTPRGDAMLVGEKPAIDGLEFVRTIAVARIMMPRSVVRLSAGREAMSDETQALCLLAGANSLFVGNRLLTTSNPEADRDAVLFARLGVVPMAMERASEFA; encoded by the coding sequence ATGACCGAGACGACGCGAACCGACTGGACCCGTGCCGAGGCCGCCGCGCTGTTCGACCTGCCGTTTGCCGACCTGATGTGGCGCGCGCAGAATGTCCACCGCGCCAACTTCGCGGCGAACGAGGTCCAGTTCAGCACATTGCTGTCGATCAAGACCGGCGGCTGCCCCGAGGACTGCGGTTATTGCAGCCAGTCGGCGAAGTGGGGGACGGGGGTCAAGGCGGAGAAATTGATCGACGTCGCGGCGGTGCTCGACACCGCGCGCGCGGCAAAGGAGGCGGGGGCGCAGCGTTTCTGCATGGGCGCGGCGTGGCGCAATCCCGCCGACCGGCACATCCCGGCGCTCGTCGAAATGGTCGAGGGCGTCCGCGCGATGGGGCTCGAGACGTGCATGACGCTTGGGATGCTGAGCGACCCGCAGGCCGAGGCGCTCGCTGGCGCTGGGCTCGATTACTACAACCACAACCTCGACACCTCGCCCGAGCATTATCCCGAGATCATCACGACGCGGACGTACGACGACCGGCTCGATACGCTGGCGCGGGTCCGCGCGGCGGGGATGAACGTCTGCTGCGGCGGGATCATCGGCATGGGCGAAAGCCGCAGCGACCGGATCGGGCTGCTCGTCGCGCTGGCGACGCTGCCCGAGCATCCGCAGAGCGTGCCGATCAACGCGCTGGTACCGATCGCGGGCACGCCGCGCGGCGACGCGATGCTGGTCGGAGAGAAGCCCGCGATCGACGGCCTCGAGTTCGTCCGCACGATCGCGGTCGCGCGGATCATGATGCCGCGGTCGGTCGTGCGGCTGTCGGCGGGGCGCGAAGCGATGTCCGACGAGACGCAGGCGTTGTGCTTGCTCGCGGGGGCGAACTCGCTGTTCGTCGGCAACCGGCTGCTGACGACATCGAACCCCGAGGCTGACCGTGACGCGGTGCTGTTTGCGCGGCTCGGGGTCGTGCCGATGGCGATGGAGCGCGCGAGCGAGTTTGCCTAG
- a CDS encoding DUF2235 domain-containing protein: MKNIAIFCDGTWQNLGQRYPTNVTRLARAVTPFSRIDGRDTVQVVYYDDGVGVGNGILDKAQRILGGAFGEGLDDKIARAYEFLCLNYCPGDRIFIFGFSRGAYTARSLGGLLRRAWILKRQNIGLIDQAIDIYRNHSKDAVETAVFRRNNCYDAALFLRPREADPKRTTPADKAGKTEASIQYLGVWDTVGSLGVPDSLPFADSFNDKYRFHDESLSRFVVSARHAVAIDERRASFAPCLWDNLADLNANAGVTGATPGDRPYQQSWFPGHHGSVGGGEDDGGISILPLLWIAGGAVAAGLAFDDDLLEIYRDAADAVAPFPIAHRTIGDIVLATSGQHDRIGPAATDEIADAAVRRWRGLATYRPEPLQRWADYLAG; encoded by the coding sequence ATGAAGAATATCGCTATTTTTTGTGACGGGACGTGGCAGAACCTTGGCCAGCGTTATCCGACGAACGTCACGCGCCTCGCCCGCGCGGTGACGCCGTTCAGCCGGATCGACGGGCGCGACACAGTGCAGGTGGTCTATTACGACGACGGTGTCGGCGTCGGGAACGGCATTCTCGACAAGGCGCAGCGCATCCTTGGCGGGGCGTTCGGCGAAGGGCTCGATGACAAGATCGCGCGGGCGTACGAATTCCTCTGCCTCAATTATTGTCCCGGCGACCGCATCTTCATCTTCGGCTTTTCGCGCGGGGCGTATACAGCGCGCAGCCTTGGGGGGCTGCTGCGGCGGGCGTGGATCCTCAAGCGGCAGAACATCGGGCTGATCGATCAGGCGATCGACATCTACCGCAACCACAGCAAGGACGCGGTGGAGACGGCGGTGTTTCGCCGCAATAATTGTTACGATGCCGCACTTTTCCTCCGGCCGCGCGAGGCCGATCCAAAGCGGACGACGCCTGCGGACAAGGCCGGAAAGACCGAGGCGTCGATCCAGTATCTCGGGGTGTGGGACACCGTCGGCTCGCTCGGCGTCCCCGACAGCCTGCCGTTCGCCGACAGCTTCAACGACAAGTACCGCTTCCACGACGAGAGCCTGTCGCGCTTCGTCGTCAGCGCACGCCACGCGGTCGCGATCGACGAGCGCCGCGCGAGCTTCGCGCCGTGCCTGTGGGACAATCTCGCCGACCTCAATGCCAATGCCGGGGTCACCGGCGCGACGCCGGGCGATCGGCCGTACCAGCAAAGCTGGTTTCCCGGACACCACGGCTCGGTCGGCGGCGGCGAGGACGATGGCGGCATCTCGATCCTGCCGCTGCTGTGGATCGCCGGGGGCGCGGTCGCCGCCGGACTGGCGTTTGACGACGACCTGCTGGAGATCTACCGCGACGCCGCCGACGCGGTCGCCCCCTTCCCCATCGCACACCGCACGATCGGCGACATCGTCCTCGCGACGAGCGGCCAGCACGACCGGATCGGCCCGGCAGCCACCGACGAGATCGCCGACGCTGCCGTCCGTCGCTGGCGCGGCCTCGCGACGTATCGCCCCGAGCCGCTGCAGCGTTGGGCGGACTATCTCGCGGGCTAG
- a CDS encoding acetyl-CoA C-acetyltransferase, protein MEAAYIVAAARTAGGRRGGRLTGWHPADLAGQVLNALVDRAGADPALIEDVIMGCVSQFAQQSGNVARNAVLSSRLPESVPGTSVDRQCGSSQQALHFAAATVMSGQMDIVIAAGVESMSRVPMGAAAKLARDADMGSPFGGPGMKARYPGVAFSQFTGAERLAEKHDLSRDDLDAFGFASQKKAIAAATSGAFDAEIVPVDVVLPDGSSEAHVRDEGIRLDASLEAIRGVKLISEGGRLTAATSSQIADGASGVMVVNDRGLKALGVAPLARIHHMTVVGEDPVIMLEAPIGATQRALARAGMNIADFDLFEVNEAFASVPLAWVKMLGADPDKLNVNGGAIALGHPLGASGTKLMTTLVHALRARKQKWGLQTMCEGGGLANVTIVEAL, encoded by the coding sequence ATGGAAGCCGCCTATATCGTTGCCGCCGCACGCACCGCCGGAGGCCGCCGCGGTGGCCGCCTGACGGGCTGGCATCCGGCCGACCTCGCCGGGCAGGTCCTCAACGCACTCGTTGACCGCGCCGGGGCCGACCCGGCGCTGATCGAGGACGTCATAATGGGCTGCGTCAGCCAGTTCGCGCAGCAGTCGGGCAACGTTGCGCGTAATGCCGTGCTGTCGTCGCGCCTGCCCGAGAGCGTTCCCGGCACGAGCGTCGACCGCCAGTGTGGCAGCAGCCAGCAGGCGCTTCACTTCGCCGCCGCGACGGTGATGAGCGGGCAGATGGACATCGTCATCGCCGCCGGAGTCGAATCGATGTCGCGGGTGCCGATGGGCGCGGCGGCCAAGCTCGCCCGCGACGCCGACATGGGCTCGCCGTTCGGCGGCCCGGGGATGAAAGCACGCTACCCGGGCGTCGCATTCAGCCAGTTCACCGGGGCCGAGCGGCTCGCGGAAAAGCACGACCTGTCGCGCGACGACCTCGATGCGTTCGGCTTCGCCAGCCAGAAGAAGGCGATCGCGGCGGCGACCTCGGGGGCGTTCGACGCCGAGATCGTGCCGGTCGACGTCGTTCTGCCCGACGGATCGAGCGAAGCGCACGTCCGCGATGAGGGTATCCGCCTCGACGCATCGCTGGAGGCGATTCGCGGGGTCAAACTGATCAGCGAGGGCGGGCGTCTGACCGCGGCGACGTCGTCGCAGATCGCCGATGGCGCGTCGGGGGTAATGGTGGTCAACGACCGCGGCCTCAAGGCGCTCGGTGTGGCCCCGCTCGCGCGCATCCACCACATGACCGTCGTCGGCGAAGACCCTGTCATCATGCTCGAAGCCCCGATCGGCGCGACCCAGCGGGCGCTGGCGCGAGCGGGGATGAATATCGCCGATTTCGACCTTTTCGAGGTCAACGAGGCGTTTGCGAGCGTGCCGCTGGCGTGGGTCAAGATGCTCGGCGCCGATCCCGACAAGCTCAACGTCAACGGCGGCGCGATCGCCCTCGGCCACCCGCTCGGGGCGTCGGGGACCAAACTGATGACGACGCTGGTTCACGCCTTGCGCGCGCGAAAGCAGAAGTGGGGCCTGCAGACGATGTGCGAGGGCGGCGGGCTCGCCAACGTCACGATCGTCGAGGCGTTGTGA
- a CDS encoding 2OG-Fe(II) oxygenase produces MITRIEIARHIVARLKADTPRLQAAFRSNNVHACAVDKVLPVDLAMRIFDAFPDAATMRHRRSIREDKHVAAQMDAYDPLLEEAVFAFQDVDVVDAVSEITGIRSLIPDDKLYAGGISVMTKGSFLNPHLDNSHDADRLLYRAINSLFYVSPDWSTASGGNLEVWDDGPKGQPREFVSAFNRLVLMSTGRESWHSVNKVVADAKRCCVSNYYFASQPTEGVEHFHVTSFRGRPEQPVVDLVLQADAFARNAVRMILPHGAAATTHIYRR; encoded by the coding sequence ATGATTACTCGGATCGAGATTGCACGTCATATTGTCGCCCGCTTGAAGGCCGATACGCCCCGGCTACAAGCGGCCTTTCGATCAAATAATGTCCATGCCTGTGCCGTTGATAAAGTCCTGCCGGTCGACCTGGCGATGCGAATTTTCGATGCCTTCCCGGACGCGGCAACGATGCGTCATCGCCGATCCATCCGCGAAGACAAGCACGTCGCGGCACAGATGGACGCCTATGATCCTTTGCTGGAGGAAGCAGTTTTCGCTTTTCAGGACGTTGATGTCGTCGATGCCGTTAGCGAGATTACCGGCATTCGATCGCTCATTCCCGACGATAAATTGTATGCGGGCGGCATCAGCGTGATGACGAAAGGCAGCTTTCTCAACCCGCATCTCGATAATTCTCACGACGCCGACCGACTATTATATCGTGCGATCAACTCGCTATTCTACGTGTCGCCGGATTGGAGCACGGCAAGTGGCGGCAACCTCGAAGTCTGGGATGACGGGCCTAAGGGCCAGCCGCGAGAGTTTGTCAGCGCCTTCAACAGGTTGGTCCTGATGTCGACGGGCCGCGAATCGTGGCATTCGGTGAACAAGGTTGTCGCCGATGCCAAGCGCTGCTGCGTGAGCAATTATTACTTCGCCAGCCAGCCGACCGAAGGCGTCGAGCATTTTCACGTCACATCGTTCCGCGGTCGTCCCGAGCAACCTGTCGTCGACCTCGTGCTGCAGGCCGACGCATTCGCCCGCAATGCCGTGCGAATGATCTTGCCGCACGGCGCCGCCGCGACAACGCACATCTATCGCCGTTAG
- a CDS encoding TonB-dependent receptor, with product MIVRTINLLLASTSLAWSAATLAAAIPTDVPAADAPSADASDDVGEIVVTSHRTRSVAEVSGIEIQKVLPGISPLKALQTLPGVTYLTADPFGNNEQNISLFVHGFNAQQLGYTLDGIPLGDQTYGNYNGLSPQRAVISENVGRVVLASGAGDLGTASTSNLGGTIDTFTSDPTKTRGVSVSQTVGSYDTYRTFVRVDSGEFGSGNSLYVSGVRQDARAWDFNGHQGGYQANGKFVHDDATGKLTIYGAYSDKTEPNEDATVFTTATVGTAPYARPFFYPDFAGEETYLSSGAYKAAGSNYRNYYSDAQRTDYLAYAKYDWNVSDKIKWSNQAYYHHDDGVGVVAGPIDVAGLPGLFSFYFPGTGSATSPANLARLTTIFGGSGLAARTTEYRINREGWISTLHLNLGNHDIELGGWYEHQSSSAFRRWYAVDVNNPQSPYTRPHDYATPLITQYGSQVKVDEIQTHIQDSWHVLPAVTVLAGFKSTFQRARQDVPVQPIPGSFSNSTALPVGNLNTDKAFLPEVGALWDVTGNEQIFANAQQNIRQFQTSAASGLSPFALGSQQVFDAFKATVKPETSWTYEGGIRTHRSFSFGPITGFEGQASYYHVDFSNRLLAISPTTVITSIISGAAILGNVGSVKTDGVDIAGTLHFGSHFSIYDAVSYNNSRYEDNYSVGLASTVVPTAGKKVPGSPDWLNKTVVSANYGGVDVQVIGDYLGRRFATYTNDLSVPAYFTASARVAYTLPLSPSFPVHNATISVNITNLTDKKAASTLSIGAANGTYNAFPLPPRQVFGTLAFGF from the coding sequence TTGATAGTGCGGACGATAAACTTGCTGCTGGCATCGACGTCGCTTGCCTGGAGTGCTGCGACGCTTGCGGCGGCCATCCCAACCGACGTCCCCGCCGCCGACGCACCGAGCGCAGACGCAAGCGACGATGTCGGCGAGATCGTCGTCACCTCGCACCGCACCCGCTCGGTCGCCGAAGTCAGCGGCATCGAAATTCAGAAGGTGCTGCCCGGGATCAGCCCGCTCAAGGCGCTGCAGACGCTTCCCGGCGTGACGTACCTGACTGCTGATCCGTTCGGCAACAACGAGCAGAACATCTCGCTCTTCGTCCACGGCTTCAACGCGCAGCAGCTCGGCTACACGCTCGACGGCATCCCCCTCGGCGACCAGACCTACGGCAACTACAACGGCCTGTCGCCGCAGCGCGCGGTCATCAGCGAGAACGTCGGCCGCGTCGTGCTCGCGAGCGGCGCGGGCGACCTCGGCACCGCGTCGACGTCGAACCTCGGCGGGACGATCGACACCTTCACCAGCGACCCGACGAAGACGCGCGGCGTCTCGGTATCGCAGACCGTCGGCAGCTACGACACCTACCGCACCTTCGTCCGCGTCGATTCAGGCGAGTTCGGCAGCGGCAACAGCCTGTATGTCTCAGGCGTCCGCCAGGACGCGCGGGCGTGGGACTTCAACGGCCATCAGGGCGGCTATCAGGCGAACGGCAAGTTCGTCCACGATGACGCCACCGGCAAGTTGACGATCTACGGCGCCTATTCGGACAAGACCGAGCCCAACGAAGACGCGACCGTCTTCACGACCGCGACCGTTGGCACCGCACCCTACGCTCGCCCGTTCTTCTATCCCGATTTCGCCGGCGAAGAGACGTACCTCAGCAGCGGCGCCTACAAGGCGGCCGGATCGAACTACCGTAACTATTACAGCGACGCCCAGCGCACCGACTATCTGGCTTATGCGAAGTACGACTGGAACGTCAGCGACAAGATTAAATGGTCGAACCAGGCCTATTATCATCACGACGACGGCGTTGGTGTCGTCGCCGGACCGATCGATGTCGCCGGACTGCCGGGGCTATTCTCGTTCTACTTCCCCGGCACCGGATCGGCGACGAGCCCGGCGAACCTCGCGCGGCTGACGACGATCTTCGGCGGCTCGGGGCTCGCGGCGCGGACGACCGAATACCGGATCAATCGCGAGGGCTGGATTTCAACCCTCCACCTCAACCTCGGCAATCACGACATCGAACTCGGCGGCTGGTACGAACATCAAAGCTCGTCGGCGTTCCGCCGCTGGTATGCGGTCGACGTCAACAATCCGCAGTCGCCGTACACCCGCCCGCACGACTATGCGACGCCGCTGATCACCCAGTACGGCAGCCAGGTGAAGGTCGACGAGATCCAGACACACATCCAGGATAGCTGGCATGTGCTCCCCGCGGTCACCGTCCTCGCGGGGTTCAAGTCAACCTTCCAGCGCGCGCGGCAGGACGTTCCGGTCCAGCCGATCCCGGGGTCGTTCTCGAATTCGACCGCGCTGCCGGTCGGCAATCTCAACACCGACAAGGCGTTCCTGCCCGAAGTCGGCGCTTTGTGGGACGTCACCGGCAACGAGCAAATCTTCGCCAATGCCCAGCAGAACATCCGCCAGTTCCAAACGAGCGCGGCGTCGGGCCTCTCGCCGTTCGCGCTCGGCAGCCAGCAGGTGTTCGATGCGTTCAAGGCGACGGTCAAGCCCGAGACGAGTTGGACCTACGAGGGCGGCATCCGCACCCACCGCAGCTTTTCGTTCGGGCCGATCACCGGCTTCGAAGGGCAGGCGTCATATTATCACGTCGACTTCTCGAACCGCCTGCTCGCGATCAGCCCGACCACCGTCATCACCTCGATCATCAGCGGCGCGGCGATCCTCGGCAACGTCGGCAGCGTCAAGACCGACGGCGTCGACATCGCCGGAACGCTCCACTTCGGGTCGCACTTCTCGATCTACGACGCGGTCAGCTATAATAATTCGCGCTACGAGGATAATTACTCGGTCGGCCTCGCGTCGACCGTCGTCCCCACCGCGGGCAAGAAGGTCCCGGGGTCGCCCGACTGGCTCAACAAGACCGTCGTCAGCGCCAATTACGGCGGCGTCGACGTCCAGGTCATCGGCGACTATCTCGGACGGCGCTTCGCAACGTACACCAACGACCTCTCGGTCCCGGCGTATTTCACTGCGAGCGCGCGCGTCGCCTACACACTGCCGCTGAGCCCGAGCTTCCCGGTCCACAACGCGACGATCAGCGTCAACATCACCAACCTGACCGACAAGAAGGCAGCGTCGACACTGTCGATCGGCGCGGCGAACGGCACCTACAATGCCTTCCCGCTGCCGCCGCGGCAGGTGTTCGGCACATTGGCGTTCGGCTTCTAG
- a CDS encoding flagellin N-terminal helical domain-containing protein, protein MTVINTNLSALTAQSGQRMAQAGMATAMERLSTGQRINSAKDDAAGLAISQRMTADVRGLAVATRNANDGMSLAQTAESAMGEVTNMLQRMRELSVQAATGTVTADDRKAMQAEVKQLTSEIDNIGKTTNFNGIKLLDGSAKQLTLQTGSRAGETVKFGIGSARTSDLGTGASAALSATGAFQATAANLTANESLKTGDLTINGVTIGASSADDDSVSSSEKAASGLAKAAAINRSTADTGVSAVVGKTVMTGTAMTAAATTGTITINGQTTAAVTTTIDAAASRTLVANAINLMTGQTGVRAIDTGDDTAGIRLEAADGRNIVASVTGLTAAASGVKVGAQSASISLISQNGAPVVIGSTSAGQLSHSGLALGSYERGVSSVSSDARAVAATVAGASTLNSGDLTINGVAIRAAAASDDTASNELADTSKKAGSAIAIAAAINAATAATGVTAKANALTLDGTTTSVIAASATATIAINGVQIDVDLTAGVSQQATRDTVAKEINKYTGLTGVAASDNGKGGLALTAADGRNISISVDSDEGAAANFGLGGVTVRGTATAYTVAAITDPTAPATGTVSTAYSTVSLSSSKTIDVATGSLGFGAASNFTKLGFEGNSYGADKGGMKIADIDLSSADGANAALDTIDSALSSVSLDRANLGAVQNRLEATVNNLTSTSTNLVSSRSRIVDADFSAETTDLAKNQVLSQAAQAMLAQANHSQQQVMTLLQ, encoded by the coding sequence ATGACCGTCATCAACACCAACCTTTCGGCGCTGACCGCGCAATCGGGCCAGCGCATGGCGCAGGCCGGCATGGCGACCGCGATGGAGCGGCTGTCGACCGGGCAGCGGATCAACAGCGCGAAGGACGACGCCGCCGGCCTCGCCATCTCGCAGCGAATGACCGCCGACGTCCGCGGCCTCGCGGTCGCGACGCGCAACGCCAACGACGGCATGAGCCTCGCGCAGACGGCGGAAAGCGCGATGGGCGAAGTCACCAATATGCTCCAGCGGATGCGCGAACTGTCGGTCCAGGCCGCGACGGGCACGGTCACCGCTGACGACCGCAAGGCGATGCAGGCTGAGGTCAAGCAGCTCACCAGCGAAATCGACAACATCGGCAAGACGACCAACTTCAACGGCATCAAGCTGCTCGACGGATCGGCCAAGCAGCTGACCCTCCAGACCGGCAGCCGCGCCGGCGAAACAGTCAAGTTCGGCATCGGTTCGGCCCGGACCAGCGATCTCGGCACCGGCGCCAGCGCCGCGCTCAGCGCGACCGGCGCGTTCCAGGCGACCGCCGCCAACCTCACCGCCAACGAGTCGCTCAAGACCGGCGACCTGACGATCAACGGCGTCACGATCGGCGCATCGTCCGCCGACGACGACAGCGTGTCATCGAGCGAAAAGGCCGCCAGCGGGCTCGCCAAGGCCGCCGCGATCAACCGCTCGACCGCTGACACCGGGGTCTCCGCCGTCGTCGGCAAGACGGTGATGACCGGGACCGCGATGACGGCCGCCGCAACGACCGGCACGATCACGATCAACGGCCAGACCACCGCCGCGGTCACCACGACGATCGACGCCGCCGCCAGCCGGACCCTCGTCGCCAATGCGATCAACCTGATGACCGGGCAGACCGGGGTCCGCGCGATCGACACCGGCGACGACACAGCCGGCATCCGCCTCGAGGCCGCCGATGGGCGCAACATCGTCGCCTCGGTCACCGGCCTTACCGCCGCCGCCTCGGGCGTGAAGGTCGGCGCGCAGTCGGCGAGCATCTCGCTCATCTCGCAGAACGGTGCCCCGGTCGTCATCGGCTCGACCTCGGCAGGCCAGTTGAGCCACTCGGGGCTTGCGCTCGGCTCGTATGAGCGCGGCGTCTCGTCGGTGAGCAGCGACGCGCGCGCCGTCGCCGCGACCGTCGCTGGTGCCTCGACCCTCAACTCGGGCGATTTGACGATCAACGGCGTCGCCATCCGCGCCGCCGCCGCCAGCGACGACACGGCGTCGAACGAACTTGCCGACACGAGCAAGAAGGCGGGCAGCGCGATCGCCATCGCCGCCGCGATCAATGCGGCGACCGCGGCGACCGGGGTCACCGCCAAGGCCAATGCGCTGACCCTCGACGGCACGACGACGTCGGTGATCGCCGCCAGTGCAACCGCGACGATCGCGATCAACGGCGTCCAGATCGACGTCGACCTCACCGCCGGCGTCTCGCAGCAGGCAACGCGCGACACGGTGGCGAAGGAGATCAACAAATACACCGGCCTGACCGGGGTCGCGGCGAGCGACAACGGCAAGGGCGGGCTGGCGCTGACCGCGGCGGACGGACGCAACATCAGCATCTCGGTCGACTCCGACGAAGGCGCGGCGGCCAACTTCGGCCTCGGCGGCGTCACGGTTCGCGGCACAGCCACCGCCTACACCGTCGCCGCGATCACCGACCCGACGGCTCCCGCGACCGGCACCGTGTCGACCGCTTACTCGACGGTGTCGCTGAGCTCGTCGAAGACCATCGACGTCGCCACCGGCTCGCTCGGCTTCGGCGCGGCGTCGAACTTCACCAAGCTCGGCTTCGAGGGCAATAGCTACGGCGCCGACAAGGGCGGGATGAAGATCGCCGACATCGACTTGTCGAGCGCCGACGGGGCCAACGCCGCGCTCGATACGATCGATTCGGCGCTATCGTCGGTGTCGCTCGACCGCGCCAACCTCGGCGCGGTGCAGAACCGGCTCGAGGCGACGGTCAACAACCTGACCTCGACCTCGACCAACCTCGTCTCGTCGCGCAGCCGGATCGTCGACGCCGACTTCTCGGCAGAAACGACCGACCTCGCGAAGAACCAGGTCCTGTCGCAGGCGGCGCAGGCAATGCTGGCACAGGCGAACCACTCGCAGCAGCAGGTGATGACACTGCTGCAGTAA
- a CDS encoding DUF1254 domain-containing protein, with amino-acid sequence MTAKAITLLLACALTAPALAQTEHTPLFGKHKAKTVAQPVAPVAALPTPPVAAAPAAPVVAAEIPAAPPAEAVAAPAGPIGIAQLRAAYAFALPFYEMMRTRHLQIAKAESMGAPGVNRLYARTVLADATTRDVTTPNNDTLYSSAWLDLAGGPVILEAPALPKRYHSVALMDVFTNNVAIVGTRTGGKGGRYLIVGPGWNGTPPDNMTVLRSPTNDAWLLVRVLVDGKADLAAATGLIRGFTLEVPADHAAPVATKAVPVVVPDAATFIAVVDEALARSPLAHTVRTRPELSALGVTPDAIDPTSVRPATMALWTKSLPALRAEFKGGLTKTGTEIDGWSYPGPGIGHYGESDDADRARVALGGLGALPQTEAIYLTATKDKDGAPLTGAKAYTVHLPAQLPVGAFWSLTMYQADAAGHLYFVDTPSKRFAIGDRTPEIRAERDGGYDIFVQPLAPSGERVVNWLPSPKGPFRLIFRAYLPKAGFLDGSFKLPPVEATEVIP; translated from the coding sequence ATGACGGCGAAGGCGATTACCCTGCTCCTGGCGTGCGCGCTGACTGCCCCGGCGCTGGCGCAGACCGAGCACACGCCGTTGTTCGGCAAGCATAAAGCCAAGACAGTTGCGCAGCCGGTCGCGCCGGTTGCAGCATTGCCAACACCTCCGGTTGCCGCTGCGCCTGCCGCTCCGGTCGTCGCTGCAGAAATCCCCGCAGCCCCGCCTGCAGAGGCCGTAGCGGCACCTGCCGGTCCGATCGGGATCGCGCAGCTCCGCGCGGCGTACGCCTTCGCGCTCCCGTTCTACGAGATGATGCGAACGCGCCACCTCCAGATCGCCAAGGCCGAGAGCATGGGCGCGCCGGGGGTCAACCGGCTGTACGCGCGGACCGTTCTTGCCGATGCCACCACCCGCGACGTGACGACGCCGAACAACGACACGCTGTATTCGAGCGCATGGCTCGACCTTGCGGGCGGTCCGGTGATCCTCGAGGCTCCGGCGCTCCCCAAGCGGTATCATAGCGTGGCGCTGATGGATGTGTTCACCAACAACGTCGCGATCGTCGGGACGCGCACCGGCGGCAAGGGCGGTCGCTATCTGATCGTCGGTCCGGGGTGGAACGGGACCCCGCCGGATAACATGACGGTGCTCCGCTCGCCGACGAACGATGCGTGGCTGCTGGTGCGGGTGCTCGTCGACGGCAAGGCCGATCTGGCGGCGGCAACGGGGCTGATCCGGGGCTTTACGCTCGAGGTTCCCGCCGACCATGCAGCTCCGGTCGCGACCAAGGCGGTGCCGGTTGTCGTCCCCGACGCGGCGACGTTCATCGCCGTCGTCGACGAGGCTTTGGCGCGTTCGCCGCTGGCGCACACCGTCCGCACACGGCCCGAACTCAGCGCGCTCGGCGTAACCCCGGATGCGATCGATCCGACGTCGGTGCGTCCGGCGACGATGGCGTTGTGGACCAAGTCGCTCCCGGCCTTGCGTGCCGAATTCAAGGGCGGCTTGACCAAGACCGGCACCGAGATCGACGGCTGGAGCTACCCCGGCCCGGGCATCGGCCACTACGGCGAAAGCGACGACGCCGACCGCGCGCGCGTCGCACTTGGCGGCCTCGGCGCGCTGCCGCAGACCGAGGCGATTTACCTGACCGCGACCAAGGACAAGGACGGCGCGCCGCTGACTGGGGCGAAGGCGTACACCGTCCATCTGCCCGCGCAGCTTCCGGTCGGCGCGTTCTGGTCGCTGACGATGTACCAGGCGGACGCCGCAGGCCACCTGTACTTCGTCGACACGCCGTCGAAGCGCTTCGCCATTGGCGACCGCACCCCGGAAATTCGCGCCGAGCGTGACGGCGGCTACGATATCTTCGTTCAGCCGCTCGCGCCGTCGGGCGAGCGCGTCGTCAACTGGCTGCCGTCGCCGAAGGGTCCGTTCCGCCTGATCTTCCGCGCGTATCTGCCGAAGGCAGGGTTCCTCGACGGCTCGTTCAAGCTGCCTCCGGTCGAGGCTACTGAGGTCATTCCCTAA
- a CDS encoding RluA family pseudouridine synthase, whose protein sequence is MDLTRRILKIDAHLIILDKPAGLAVHPGPRTPHSLEAHLVSLREGFVRSPQPAHRLDRDTSGCLVLARHPKALKRLTQLFEAGRIGKTYWALVDGAPEGGDTGVVDAPLFKVSTAADGWRMVVDPRGKSARTRWQVLERGDRSLIAFMPETGRTHQVRVHAATLGTPIMGDPVYGAGQGPMLLHAREVMVPYVEGGVPVTAVAPLPEHWP, encoded by the coding sequence ATGGACCTGACACGCCGCATCCTCAAGATCGACGCGCACCTGATAATCCTCGACAAGCCGGCGGGGCTCGCGGTCCATCCCGGGCCGCGGACACCGCACAGTCTCGAGGCGCATCTCGTCAGCTTGCGCGAAGGCTTCGTACGCTCGCCGCAGCCCGCGCACCGGCTCGACCGCGACACCAGCGGCTGCCTTGTGCTGGCGCGGCACCCGAAAGCCCTGAAGCGGCTGACGCAATTGTTCGAGGCGGGGCGGATCGGCAAGACGTACTGGGCGCTGGTCGATGGCGCGCCCGAGGGCGGCGATACCGGCGTCGTCGACGCGCCGCTGTTCAAGGTGTCGACCGCCGCCGATGGCTGGCGGATGGTGGTCGATCCCCGCGGGAAAAGCGCGCGGACGCGGTGGCAGGTGCTCGAGCGGGGCGACCGGAGCCTGATCGCCTTTATGCCGGAAACCGGGCGGACGCATCAGGTCCGGGTCCACGCCGCCACGCTCGGCACGCCGATCATGGGCGATCCGGTGTACGGGGCAGGGCAGGGGCCGATGCTGCTCCACGCCCGCGAGGTGATGGTGCCGTACGTCGAGGGCGGGGTGCCGGTTACGGCCGTCGCACCGCTCCCCGAACACTGGCCGTAA